The following is a genomic window from Candidatus Obscuribacterales bacterium.
AGACAACTCTCTGTTCATCCTAGGTAACCCAGCGAAGCCCCCGCGAGGGGAGCGAACCCTGCTAGGATCATGGGGTTCATCCATACGTGTTTCGCTCCGGCGCACCGAATCGGTAAATTATGCAAGCTCGTCGAATTGCTCGTGAATTGGCGCTATTGGGCGCAAGTCAACTGCCTGCCACCCCAGAAGCTCTGGACATGCAGCAGGTTCAAAATTTGGTGTTAGCCGCCGTGCGAACCTTGACAACGGAAAGTCGTGAGACTTTAGAGGTGGCGATTTCGGAACTGGAGCGCGGTAGCGAACGCCTGCTGTCTAGCGAGACGCGATCGGCCGATATCCAAGGGGCACGCACCATGACTCGGGAGGCGATCGACCTCACCCAGGTGGCCATCAATCGCTTGGGTTATGCCCTAGAACTGCCTGAATTCATCCAGCTCGCCAACCAGCAAGATGTGCGAGACTACGCGATCGACATCATCAAGCAGGTGAAGCAGAATCGGGAATCCATTGATGAGTTGATTACCAGCTCCATGGTGGACTGGCAGCTTAAGCGCCTGATTCGGCTGGATCAAGATATCCTACGGATTGCCGTCACGGAAGTGCTCTACCTAGGCGTTCCCGATCGCGTTGCTATTAACGAAGCGATCGAATTGGCCAAGCGCTATGGCGATGAAGAAAGCCATAAGTTCATCAATGGCGTCCTGCGGCGGGTGACGGACGCGATCAAGTCGCAGTCTTTGGCCCAAGCTCCCCCTGAAGTCTAGATACGGAGGGGGACAAGAGGCACGTGATGTTGGGGCATGTTTGGGAAACGCCAAGAGCGCTGAGGGTTCGGGTTTCCGGTCGATTTCTAGGTCAAGGCTCTAGTACCATACCCTAATAGCTTACGGTTCTAGCCGAGTTTGTTGATGGAAGGCGCACGTTGGGAGAGCAGCTATGGCTTTTGATTGGTTTAAGCGACAGTTCAGTCGCAATCGCGACGAAAAAGACGAGAACAAACCTCAAGACACGTCGCCGCCCGAACAAGCTGCGGAGGCACCACCAGCAGAGGCTCCGGCGAGCACGGCTCCAACCAACGCCGAGGACTATCTAGCCTGGGCGAAGGCAGCCTACCAAACCATTCAGGAACAGCAGGGCACTAAGATTGCCCCTGAGCCAGCGCCACCAGCAGAGGAACCGGTTGAGGTTGCGGAACCGGTTGCCGAGGAAGTCCCTGAGGAACCCGTTACCCAGGAAGTCGCTGAAGAACCGGTTGCCGAGGAACTCGTTGCAGAAGAGCCGGTTGTAGAAGAATCAGTTGTTGAGGAAGTCGCTGAGGAGCCGGTTGCCGAGGAATCCGTTGCAGAAGAGCCGGTTGTAGAAGAATCTGTCGAGGAAGTCCCTGAGGAACTAGTTGCCGAGGAATCGGTTGCAGAAGAACCGGTTGTAGAAGAATCGGTTGCAGAAGAACCGGTTGTAGAAGAACCGGTTGTAGAGGAAACGGCTGCCGAAGAAATTGTAGAAGAACCGGTTGCTGAGGAGATTGAGGAATCAGTTGTCGAAGAACCAGTTGCCGAGGAAGTTGTCGAAGAACCAACTCCTCCTGTAGGTGTGGATATCCCACCCGCCGCGGCCGAGCCAACGGTCAGCGATCGCACCCCAGAACCTGCCCTTGCCGAGCCGGAAGCCGCTAGCCAGCCCGATGTCCCCGCCAGTGATGTTGAGGCACCGGCAGCACTACCCTTCTGGGCCCAGGCTGAAACCGAGCGCCAAGAACGTCTTGAACGACTCAAGGCAGAAGCCCTCGATGAAGCCGAGGCAGCGATCGCTCCCCCCTCTACACCCAGCATTGTCCTAGATGATGATTTCCTCTGGTC
Proteins encoded in this region:
- the nusB gene encoding transcription antitermination factor NusB translates to MQARRIARELALLGASQLPATPEALDMQQVQNLVLAAVRTLTTESRETLEVAISELERGSERLLSSETRSADIQGARTMTREAIDLTQVAINRLGYALELPEFIQLANQQDVRDYAIDIIKQVKQNRESIDELITSSMVDWQLKRLIRLDQDILRIAVTEVLYLGVPDRVAINEAIELAKRYGDEESHKFINGVLRRVTDAIKSQSLAQAPPEV